In Ailuropoda melanoleuca isolate Jingjing unplaced genomic scaffold, ASM200744v2 unplaced-scaffold69648, whole genome shotgun sequence, the DNA window ttcttctacctTCTCTCTCTTAATGCTAACCAAATGCATAGGGCAGAACttgtaaaactaataaaaaatacaatgccACCTCACTGCGCCACATTTTACAGAGCTGAAATGGACATTATATAATTGGCAACTGACACCGATATACTTCGTTACTTGAAGGAACACTAGCCTGAAGGATAGAAAAGAAATGCTTcatcttttcctaatttccttttctggcGGCCAAGAATCAATGACTAAGAACCGAAATATGGAGGGCTGGGCATCTCCGAGGGTCTTTCACTGGGGTCTCTGACATGGTAAAGACAAAAGAAGCAAGCCGATTCAGTATTGGGAAAAGAACTGGGAGAGGAACAGTCACGGGGAAGGTGACTTCTGGATTCACTTGCTCCTTCTGGTAAAGAGATCAATCCTCCTCTTTGTGGGGAGAACATGAATTTCTTCCTCCACAGCAGTCACATCAGATGGAGGGAAGGTGTCAGACAGTCTGCAGAGGGATGGGGGCTCTGAACATCCATTACTCCTGCTTAAGCCACAGGAAAAGGGTTCCTAGCAGCAGGGCAGTGAGGACAACAATGAGAATCTGCCTGCTCTGTTTGCAGCAAACACCAGTCCTGGAGAgttctctcctccttttttaGAGGTAAgtaagcagaaacaaaacaacacgGTCTTAGAACAATTTACCatattaaaattaaggaaaatgtgaAGTCAGAACCCCGGTActccccctccacctgccagTTCACGAACTTCGACTGCTGGGTCTGGATGGCCATCTTGGACCGGAGGCCAGGGCCCAGCTGGTGAATGACCTGAGCGTTGAGGCTGCCGCTGTTGTCCATGTCACCCACCAGCACGGGGAATGCCTCTGTGGGACTCAGCTGCTTTGTTCCCACGTACGTGACCCCGAAGTGGTAGTTGGACTCCCCAGTTGTGCTGAGGGCTACTGTGTGGTTCACCTGGAAATGGTTACTCAACCCTTTGTTGACTGTGAGCTTGACACCTTC includes these proteins:
- the LOC117800401 gene encoding mitochondrial import receptor subunit TOM40 homolog → GFTLPPLGGGLGAGAGAGRGSEWTPRAAAGSAAGTADDGACGCLPNPGTFEECHRKYKELFPVQTEGVKLTVNKGLSNHFQVNHTVALSTTGESNYHFGVTYVGTKQLSPTEAFPVLVGDMDNSGSLNAQVIHQLGPGLRSKMAIQTQQSKFVNWQVEGEYRGSDFTFSLILI